The stretch of DNA tcgtaaaatattaaagaattttcattgtcaTTCCATAATAGCTTTTCCCTCTCTACACtgtatttcttctcaatgttCGTTCTGATGGCAATAGTGCCTCTTGTctcatttttgcatttctaTGTTATCTCTCACAACTTCAATCTTCACCTCTGTTACAACGACAATTTGTCAAAGTGTATATTTACAcaaattgtgaataaaatattttcttatttattttctatttttctatCTTACGTTAAAATAcagaattttcatcatttccattaggaatgtggaaaattttcaacatagTATTTCGATATTCAAATACATTATTCATgtcttattaaaattcaacgtTTTATGTTAGGTACTTTAAGTTACCGTCTTTGCATAACTATGTTTAGCCATCTTAACGAAATAACTGAAAAGGGGATAATGATTCTTGGAAAAGACACTGTTTATgtaggaacttttttttatgaatatctGAGAATACTttgtaaaataacttttagaattatttgtgAATGAACGATAAGTGTAGATGATATAGGATAGACATCAGCCTAGGacgtttttaaatttatctgaataaaTTCAGTCATCGGTATCCGTTCAAGATGATAagccaaaataataaattaataaacaagttagaattccatttaattttgcaaatgtatatttttcattttgcaaaccAATCACAAATGAAGAGATCTatattgagagctttttttttatttaaattaattttccattaaggTAAACAACGTGTAACCCAATGCGATATTTAtatcaatgaaattaaatttccagcTCTTTTTGTGATGTTTATCAAATAAACAATGAAATTAATGTCGATAAATTGTGATGTTTTGTCACTCTGTTATTTTTTGCTCATATGATGGTCTTCCCTGGCTAAAAGCGATTATATTTCTGATATCAATTTAATCTTCCATTACGACTCTGTGTTCTCTTTAATACGATATCTATGGGGATTATACATAAGTATATTGTTTGAGTCATATATTATAAGTTTATTTACAGTATAAATTCATATACACAAGTGTAAATgtgtttatttgattttcgcataagataaaaaattaccacaatttattttttacttctaTATACACCTTGTGCCTTCCTTCTCAATGTACAGTGTATACCTCAATGGATTACACTAAATCGTCTCCACATGTCTCCGTATTATTCCACTatatttattcactttttacCTGTGACACATCagtaaaattatgtaatttcacatatttattataatttagaAACATCGTACAATTATTAGCACTCGTAATAAAATCTAATGTTAAATAGTacgaaaaaagaattttttttcgctgccctttttttaaaaacattttttttaatccgtgttttatttcataataactctttttttcattctcggttgttagtttaatttttaaaatgaacaaaaaaaaatgtctgatATTTTCCTTTCACTATTTCCAGTTTGAACACACATCAATCTTTGGTTTTCCTGAATTCCACAACACAAGCAGTTTGTATGAAAGGGTAGGTATTAAAGgttgaagaacaaaaaatccaACATACCGTTGAGTTTCCACCGTGTCTGGCGTCGTGCTTTTGACTGGGCTTTTGGTGGCGAAAACTCGGggttttatattgaaaaatcatcCAGTATgagcttttgatttttcatcttctctCTTCAACCCCTCTTCTAGTGCTCGTACAACTTCACTGCTTTTTCACCCTTATTTCTCTCACTCAATCCCTTTCCACTTCACTTTTCGCGACTCTTTCCGAGGGTGAAAAACACAACACAAAGGTGTATTTACCACAAAGTATTATTCATCACACTTTTGGTGTTAGAATGggtgaaaatatataacataagagggaaaaagtgaagaagGTATACGCGCgcaagaaaagatttaataaatacaaaaaaagaactcacaAGGAGAAAATCTTGTATAGGAAGCAATTCGCCTCACTCGAAAATTAtctctaaattatttaatttaattaacatttgtGTGAAGCACGTCACGCAGCTATTGTGAAGATGGTAGAGCACTTGCTAAGCGCAAAAAAATTCGTCACCCGAGATGAGAGAAGTCTCACACAGCACAACTTCCGTCCAGTTGAAATATCGTCTATCAACTGATTTCAGAGTGGAGTACCTCGCATGTGAACATTTTCCGCAAACCGAGAAGCATGGAGAGGAGAGAACGCGAGCTACTTTTGTATACTACAACTTCGCCATAGTGTACGCTGTGCCGCTGTACTCTCAGTCAGGAAAGCTATTATGTGCCCCACGAACTGGAGGTGGTGCTTCTGACTGAGATATACTTTTCTAGATACACAGAataatacatatatgtatatagcagaTCGGTGTTCTTCTCGATACAGCACCAAATGCGTGCAGAGTTGGATATGGTAAGCTCAAGGGAAAGCGATAAAGATAGGATGGAGATTATCGTGAGAGCACGCAATCATGCCAATCATGCGGGAATCTTggctaaataaatattgcaaagGAGGATATTTCTAAGAATTTGCTCACGGATAAGGATAAATATATTAGGTTTGAGGGTACAAAAGTAGCCCCATGAGTCACTTACTTAACTCTCTCGTAGTATATGGGTAGTTTAAATGGTAACAAAACATTAAGACATATTCATGCTTTATTGAGAGTCACGAGATATTCCTTCATcgataaatcaaatttaactAAATTGAACCTGATTTAGCCAATTTGTAAATActtttatgatattttgaatttccaatgaCATCATGTGGTGAGGTTTATTTATCTGAAACTTTTACTTGTACATAGCCTACATGGCTGTAATTGTACTAACAGCTAAAGAATAGACACTTTGTCAGAAACGCCTGAACTATATTTAGCTAAAATGTATACAATACAGCGAAGTTTTAGAAActccaaagaaatttttccagaaataaaaaaaaatacttttcataTAAGAcgatttgaaaatatatacaaaatatctaCATATGTACTAACTCAGTTTTATCAGCAATAAATATATTAGAGGAGACGCGCGCGATAAGGTGAATCCCAAGTTTTCCACGCACATTTTGTCTCgctatataaattttcatcaatagaTAAATCTCCACACTCGATAGCGCATTATCTCATTTGGGGAGGATTTCACGAGTAGTTTTCCGAATTGGAAGCACTTTGCACATTTTCCCGCTCCTAAACATTCAGCACGCCCATTCTTCGCATTTTTCCTCACACTTTTCCCTACATGTTCTTTCCACGTTATTCAAGACACGACGTTCTTCCGCCTCGCGCCATTGCTACGTGTGGCAAAAATAATGTTTCAGACGcgattttcacattaaattctTGTTATTTTGACCCTTTAGCATATATTTATATGAGCATTCTGGCGGCTCAGCGTGAAATTCTCCATGCGATACTCTGCGCCATAAGAACTTCGAGGGAGTACCTATACATAAtcgaaaaagctcttttttggGGGAGGTGATAGGCACTTTTTTTTGGATGGGGCACAATAGCGAATAATTTTCGTTATTAGAATGAGAAATGGCTACATCGTATACTAAAGAAGGAAATATGCAGAACCTGAGAGAACATTTTTGCGTGTGAATTTATTGGTTATTTTTGCCGGTATAACGAAAAATGTGGCAGACCGTCTTCGCAGAGTCTAAAGATTATGACTAATATGTTTTTGCTTCTTTACCCTGAGTGGATTAGATAGGCACGAAAATTATCTTGCAAGCACAAGCCATTAAATTACTCTAAACAATAGATTTCCTGTctcaaaaaaagctcaaccgCAAGACGAGTTGAGTCGTTCGATGCTttgaataaatgagaaaaattacaatatatgtacatagcttgttgattgatttttatggTAAAGCGAGCACAAGAttgatttctcaatttttgtcaTCCTCTCGAGAttgctttcaatttcttcagcTATACAccgagagaagaaaattgagtggTAAAAAAGTTGACCTCACATGAGAATTAAAAGTTATGCGCAATCGCAAAtggtttgaaattgaaattctcatcAATTCTGCGGGGCTCGTCTCTGAGGTTTTCTTCACACTTGACTAACTCCATTTATTACCCATCTATATTATGTTTGATAAAGTATCGTAGAATTTATtgggtcttttttttattctacgaTAATCATGGGTTTATCTTGAACTCAACACCGATACTTTGTCACACTTATTCCCTTTCgaagaacaaataaattttcattttacgctcttcaatttatcttttacaaaacaaaatgaaaataaattccaattacATTCCTATGTccctaaaattcaatttaattattagttaaggtcaataaaatgaataactcaaaagtaaatcaatattcatatttttggtCAATTTCATTTATGTGGAGTGTTTAATGTGGTTTCGTTAAatacatgaaaattatatagtttgattaaaattaaaaccacTGCGTTTTccaattcaaaaaatatttgaatatgaataaattctttttaaaaaaatcatcaatagcATTGTagtctaaaagaaaataagaaggagtaattgaaggaaaaatccaCCTCCGCGATTACAAATAATAAGTTTTGAATGTGATTAATGCAAAATACCATGTCGTGTTGTCATTTTCatacagaaaattattttgtattctgcataatttgcaatttataatCTTCATGTGGTTAGAATAGAATTTGCATACATCTCACTAACTATTCCATGCTTTAAATAGCAtctaaattatcatttttctgCAGTTTTCTTAACGAATTGAACgacaaatggaagaaaaatcggAATTATTTGTGAGATAAACGACAAACAATATCACTCTAAATTGtccaaatttatatttatgtgGTATTAATACGAATATATTGAGTTTCTTCTATAAAGCTACTTTGTCTCATGCGGAGTTAAGAAATATAGTCGAAATTACTACCAACTTGTAAGTTTATTCGCTTTCTTCTCTGTGAGGTCTTTTTTTGTCATCCTCAAGAGCCACCCCCTCAATTTATAGGccgataaataataaattgcgtGAACCCCTGATCGATACGTGccaaactagaaaaaaaaaactcttgaatTCGTCTCCACATCCAGCCAGAATAAAAAGCCTCAGCGGAGGGGTTTTCAAATGATGtgaattataaatattctgtttttttggtggaagaaaaaagagtcCTCAAATATTGAACATAAGCAAACGAAAACTGAGAGCATGTACTCACATTTTCTCTGATTTTGAGGACTCTGCCATTTCTTTCATCTCTTCGAAGCTCAAAGAATGCAAAAAACACAGGATAAGAAATAAAGGTAAAAGCAAAGGAATTTTTGCCATTAAAACAGAACGAAGGAAAACTCTCAAAtgcaatataaatattttcagttCTCATATGAAAAGCTCACTCTAACAAAGTTATCAAGTTATGTgttaatgtaataaaatgagTCATCACTTGGCCAGACGTTTATATTCGtgcagaaaattataaatcaatgaaaatagatAGAATATGAAGAATTATAAAgttctaaaatatttatttaaactagACTAGACAGGAAGGGAATTTTCACATAGATTAAATATGGATTGTAGTGGACTAACTTTAGTGGTTTCACAAAGTCATTCCATATTATCATACCCATTCTATGCAGTATCTTCTTCACCAGATATTCTGAGAATTTGGCTAGTTAATACAATTGTGGTAAAAATTTCTGAGATGCCTTCTATAATATAAAGTGGGGATACAAGATTGTTTAATTTGAGTTGTGCTCAATGATCTcaatttatatacaatataaagaattgtatatttttgtgatcgtaagggttgatttttaatacttttctaatttatttttaaatttaaatgcattACACGAAAAAATCTCGAACATGTacagaataagaaaataaaaagaaatccgaAGAATCTTTTCAAGAATACCAAAATATTTACCTTGATCTCGCTTTAAATATTCTGAGCTTCCTTCAAGATGTTGGGATGCGTTTCATATTTCCAGAATGGTACAACCTCCTTGAGATGAAATCATACATATAGTATAATCTGttgaatttccatgaaaataaGACTGCAAAAATTTCTCGTGTTCCTTttcttaaaaggaatttttaaggCAATTTAAGATGGTTCAGTGGCTGGTACTAATATTACGAATTGTTTCTttataatctttaaaaaaaaattattaggaatctaataaattatgaaggtttttttttggtaagacaataaaaacagaaaaatgaGGTAAAATGTCCGGTctaatattttagaatatgaaatagaaagaaaataaggaaGTTCACAAGAAAGCTGTTGGTAACTCCCCTAGTAACCTCAACTCTCAGCCGTAGCCAAAACGCATGGGATTGCCTCGACGAACTGGTGTggctaaatttttctttaaaaaatgtttccacgaaaaacctaatttttcctcaaaaattgttgagaaaacGCGAAAAATCTAGTGAACGGTCAAATGAAACGAATGAAACTTTCTCtcctaataaataaaatttcatgaaattttcataccCTAATTTAGGTTAGGAAACtttgttgtgaaaaatattcgaGTGTGGAAGGAGAGGAAAACTAAAGGAAAATGCGGATACCATCAATTGTCCTGTTGCAGAGGACTCCACCacagaatgaaaataaagtcCCCTTCAAGGAACAACTTCCGCTGCGCCTGAAGAACCGTGTGAGTGGGAAAGGTGGTTCTGAGAGTGATGTTGCCTGCCTTCATGAGATGTCGGTGCTCTTTGCCTGCATGAAGGGAGCAGATTTCAATGAGAGTGCATGCTCAAAGGAGATCACAAGTCTAAAGAAGTGCTACAAAACCTTCCTGGATACGAAAAAGCAGAAGAAGGCCGAAGATAAGACGGGGAATGTGGTTGTAGGAAGAAATCTCAACTACAAGCAACTCAACAAATACCTGAGGAGCTACCCAAATCCCGAATGAATGTTGCCGGAATAATAGCTAATAAATGTAggtaaaaatacaaattttattttttagaggaATGGCCTCCGTTGTACCCTAAAACCATTATAAAATTGCACAATATTAACCACCATATCCCGTGAACTATTTTCGGATTTGTCCTGGAAATCTTACAATTTGGATTCTGTTAGCCACCCAAAAGCTTGTTGCTTTCTCTCAGCACTGGGGCTGATGATTACGTTGATAATTGTGGGTTTATCGACTAGTGTTAAGGATTCTTTTACTGCTTTCTGCAGTTCAGGAATTTGACGTACAAAGTATCCTTTTTGATTGAACATGCCCATCATGTTCTCATAGTGAGTTTCAA from Lutzomyia longipalpis isolate SR_M1_2022 chromosome 1, ASM2433408v1 encodes:
- the LOC129797290 gene encoding coiled-coil-helix-coiled-coil-helix domain-containing protein 1, which encodes MRIPSIVLLQRTPPQNENKVPFKEQLPLRLKNRVSGKGGSESDVACLHEMSVLFACMKGADFNESACSKEITSLKKCYKTFLDTKKQKKAEDKTGNVVVGRNLNYKQLNKYLRSYPNPE